The genome window atcacggtgttaaccaactacaggatcggcccgatcctatccaaacctgacatctctggaggttagcaaaatgggcaatcgagctgggcgcgctcACACTGAACTACAAGCCGCGCCCCGCAATCAAAGGCCAGGTCCTGGCAGATTTCGTCGCCGAGGTACCggcaaatcgcatccaagaatgtgAGGAAGAACAAAACCCTGCATCACCACCACCTTCTTCAGAAATATGGGCACTTTTTACCAATGGTGCGTCCAACGaagaaggtgcgggcgcaggtctgcgactcgtcagccccgatggcCAAGAGCTTACCTATGCAATCCGCCTTGATTTCGAAAGCACAAATAATGAGGCAGAGTATGAAGCTCTATTGTCAGGGCTACGTCTAGCAGTCAAGCTCGGcgtacaacatctggaagcacacgtcgactcccTGTTAGTTGCAGGGCAGGTGCGCGGCGACTATACCGCAAAatgggatatcatgatcctctacctcgagcaagccttgCAACTAAAAGCAAAgttcacttccttcaatatccgtcatatctacagaagtgaaaacaaatccgcggatgcactgtcaaaactcgcgtccaccagcttccaacacttggcaaaggagatacgcattgaaattctgcagaatccatcagtacccctgcgccaagtcaatgtcatccagCACGGaacaacatcctggatgacaccaatcattgcatacttgcaatcaggtgtgactcccgaaagcaagtcagagtcACACAaattacaatacaaagcgtgccattatcaaatgggagacgatatcctataccgtaaatcatacctgggcccactcctacgctgcgtcgacccccaagatgccacatacctcatcagagagatacacgagggaatgtgCGGCATACATGTAGGGCCATGCATGGTAGTGGCtaaaaatcatgaatgctgggtattactggcccgacaTGCACCTGGATGCTGTCAAAGAACTGCGCAAGTGTATTAATTGTCAGCGACATGCCCCCAAGaccttgcgccccaagaacaacttgattCCGGTCACCgccgcatggccctttcaaaaatgggcaattgacgtggtcAGACCAttcccagacgcaccaggtgcagtcaaatttatcatagtagctgtcgattatttcacaaaatgggtagaggcaaaaccacttGCCTCAACCACtactatgataacaaggaaattcatttgggaacacatcatctgcgtttcggtctaccaatgtgcatcgttaccgataacggcacgaactttgctgctgacgaatttcaaaaatggctagaagaactacatattgaacatatattctcctccgtggcacacccgcaagggaatggccaagttgagagtatcaataaaagtttagtcgaaggcatcaaagcaaggttgggaacagccagacgcggctgggtcgatgaactcccaagcattttatgggctcaccgaacaagcccaaaaaccagcaacggggagacacccttcagcctggtctatggctcagaagcggtaatccccgcggaagtaggtcttccttcacctcgaatgttggctatcaacaAAATAGCCAACAATGAAGCACGCAGACTTGACTTAGACCTCTTAGAAGAAAGGCTCGAAAACGCTGctatcaacgaggccaagtacaaaaccaagcttgaaaaatactacaattcacgcgtgcgggtttgtacatttaacccgggagactacgtccttcgcGATAATGAAGCATCTAACGCTGAGCGCCCAGGgaaactcgcccccaagtgggaaggaccctacctcatcaaagaggtcttgggAAAAGGCACGTATAAACTagaaacgttagaaggcgaaactatcgcacgcacatggaatgcacaacagcttagacgctgctacATGTAAGCCGTGTTTCCATTTCCATGTAACCTattgggccgcaggccatttgcaaataaataaacgagcGATTCAATAGAATgctgtttgttactactattacaaatgcgtgttccactttgcggtatccgcaaaaacagattggcaaaatcttcattcgcgatacccacacaaagtgctaaccacaaacaaatattgtaataggcacGCAAAGACAAAacattaagtgtctatccggccggatacacacacgggtttttacaaaacttacacaattcctaaaccctaacaggGCAAACGACGGAATTGActaatactcatacgacaaaggtatagagtatactcaaccctgTTCACAACGGGTAGAGTTCCGCGTacacacgttcaaacatgcaagaagtaaaaacacttgtacaaattgagcaaccgttaaactttatattcaaaaaattcatgcACCCACCTGGTGCACaacggatttacataaagttctaaCATATACATAGAGGAAACCAAAAAAGGGGCACGTAGGCCACCCTAgtcctattttgtaccactggtacctGTGCCATCTTGGCCGTCACCAGCAGTGTTTTCCTCTTCCGCATCGGCATacagcatccgcaaccggtctacATAATCCGCTGCATCTAAGCATTCATCAAGCTTCTCAACAGAAGAGAGAGACATGTCATAAAATGATGCAACGGCCGCCTCAAGAAGCGCTTCGGTGTCCATATCACGAAACCCGGACCGTTCATTAGTGTAGCCGCCTTTAGACATGACGTTTATATGGCcgatgcagcggttataaccagctttaaaaccagcaaCACGGGCACGCTGCTTAATCAAGTCTATACCAGTTACGGTCTCACGCGCGTCCATGATAGCTTTAACAATCTGCACCAAAAGGCAATTACATTATCACGTGCTAattcaaaataaatataaaggcaccaaatacttacatgtgcaataccgtgacaccgcatccactcacggtcagtctcaagctggttaaacgaaAAGGTGAGCCCATCTCTAGCCTCGACAGCCTCGTTAGCCCGCTGTTCAGCTACAGTCATGCGGGCAGTAATCTTCGTAAGCTGGGCCTCGCGAGTCTGCACCTCAGCCTTTCGAAAGCAAGAAACACAGTATGTACAGAATCACTAAACATACTCAGAAAGAAAGGAAAGTTCAACTACAAAGGCAACTCATACCTGAAGGCTGCCAACAACCTGATTCAAACGGGtgcgctcagcattcgcctcttcaagagccttagaagcacggctctcccTCTCCTTGGCCTCTTCAAAAGCCTTTGCAGCACGGGCCCCCgcctctttggcctcttcaagcgcctttacaGCCCGGGCCTCCGCCTGCTGGGCTTTAACAGCAATCGCCTCAGCCTTCTCCTTGCCCAAagcagcattcgctgccttggaattcgtcaactcctgacgaaCACGAAACACTGTTTCATTCATCTTGGCCAAAGATTCTTTCCATGACTTACGCTCACTAGAAATAGTttctttccaactcttgcgctcctcagaaagtaacttggcaagagtacgaacatGTTTGAGCTCAGCAGTCGCAGCCACTCCTCGGTTTGCTTCTGCTTTTCAAAATCAGCCCTATCAAGCTGCTCTGCACCCGCACGAGCAACCTTGACCAACTCCTCCGCCTCGGCCCGCAAGCGCGCAGCCTCCTCCTCCCTGTGACCCaacaccttgtaatcttccaggatggcattcgccactatggaacttcccacAAGCATGGTGGAAAGTTAGTTGATGCGCAGTTCACGGGGTGCAGAACGGGCACGATCAGTTTCAAATGGGGTCCCCAggccacccagaatctccttgcaaGCAGAAGGATCAttcgaaatatcatccccctgcataacagtccagggggggtCGGCGATAGCTCGTACTCCGATCCGGGGTATAGGTGCGATAATAATACTCCAACTCAGACTCTCCAGAATGAATTGGAGGCCCTTCATAACCCGCACCCCCAGATGCGGAACCAGAAACCTTCTCAGCAGCAGGAGACTTCTGTGACTCAGCACCAGATTTTTGTTTCCCAGCATCAGAGAACCTCAAATCCAAATTATCAGCATCATttggagagatcagattgttagAGGAATCAACGGTATCAAAAATCTGGGTCGCGACCTTCTCCGCAGTCTTCTCCGCCTGCACGGTCAGATCAGGCGCCACCTTGACAAAAGCTGCCGCAGATTCCTTCGGTACCCCCGCATCCGCAGCCGTGGTATGCGGGGGAGACGAAGGAGCgtcaaagatagaaaaatctttatcttgaGGTTCTGCAAAACAAAGAAAGCAATAACTATCAGAAAACAAGTTCTGCATACAAAACACTTGGAAAAAGTTATAAATCACTTACCAGCAGTAACAGCAGGCTTCTTTTGCGTCGGCCCAGTGGACCTCTTAGCCTGCAACCTCTGACATTTCACCTGACCAGCACCAGCAACTTTCTGCTCGGGTTTCCTCTTCTCACCAGCAAGTGTGGAACCCGCAGCAGCCCCACCTGCAGCCGCACCcccacctggaacacccaaaccctcaagggtgtcagataataccacgtaatcggtatatctgcggtaACAAGAATGAGAGATACCTGCGGCTTGTGGCACCAAAGGAGGGGCAACAGAACCCTCAGCTTTTCCCTTGCCGCGACCCTGTGCGGGTTTTGCTTCTTCTCCACATGCTTCTTGGGGCAGTTTTTTCAAACTTCCCCAGATCCCCAAGGTTACATGCATTTAAACAATCAAGCAAGCAGATTACAAGGGTGAACTTTAAACAACAAGGAAATATTAGAAGATACCTTTGCCTTCTGTAATGGATGCGTTCAACATATCACGTGTGGGAACACGGAAATTGCCAACAATCTCCAAGTTAAAACCTTCACGTTCCGACACCGCAATCAACTCAACTTTGCCCTTAAAGTccggctcaaacatcctccacaggcCGACCGCATTCTCTGAAAAAACACATGCAAATTAATAAAAGCATAAAGAAGCAAGGAAAACACACAAGAATAAcaggcttaccaccactcttctcccgcaaaacgggccttgccttcctatccggcctggtaagcatcatccgcaacacccacaactcATTGTTGTCCAGTTTCTTAAGTTCAATAGgccactgatgtgtgtaaaatgcaacatataaatcacatcaattaaggcataaaactaaccctttttaagtactaatgttggaaaaagagtgtttttgtcttccttttgtattttcaggatgaaatgagctcaacatcacaaaagaagcaaaaagacaactaattctaccataaatacaagaaaaggaacaaaagtagactgcccggaccctcaacggcacctcccaaagcaaaagagaagaaacagagtctgaacacgccccgtgtccagcgaacacgggggcgtgcccaggaagcagcagaaaagacaaaccagtagaagcttccattgcccaccacggggccatgtccagcgggcacgggggcgtggtgaaagtacagcaggcgcattaattgtaattcgcaattacaattaatgaagagagagaatgtcagacgggcacggggccgtgtccagcggacacggggccgtgtccagccttctgttcagcctataaatagaggagcttggcttcattttctctcatcccttggcacaccacctctctcacacttcatccaccacccaccaccaccataacaccatcatccaccaccatcatccattgtctatcgtagagtgtgtgagtcgtctcgggatccaagattgatcgtaagagttcttgacaatcaaggccatgtttgcctaagtctcttacatcacttggtgaagacaagtgtttagtataatactttttatttttaatcttttgcactttttatttggttttgtattaatgactttaataactagttacttatgttgaaggtgatctttccttatcgtttgtccgtggtgtcttggcattattttactgtctatataaaataaaagattttcaccattcatatctccacggtctatatggagatatgttggctacctggtcgggggttaagggaatggtttggtaagggtcttgcccttgttcagcgtttagaggtcctgcttgggacctgggtcaaatttagtaggatctccttcaatgcccataggtattggatggcggggatccaaactctttgaccccctcataagttaactactattaatactataacccggctatttaggactgtatccctgctgactcagactacttagccgagggtaaagtcaccgccaaaagcggggcctaccacaatttgcattaataacttaattaattatctttcaataatccgaccctttaggattgtatccttgctgactcagactactgggttgagggtaacgtcgccttcaaaagaggggcctactacaataactaagataatctcttaaacaagtgcaaaagtgcaaaaataatcaaaggttatactaatacacatgtcggatccaagtgattcatcttgtctatctgtttttattttatttttattttcaacatttagttagtttttatttttcttagtttaaaacatttttctcacgttttgatttgattagacgttgaggataaaccggtattaaaagctcttgtgtccttggacgacctcggtatcttaccaacactatactacgtccacgatgggtgcacttgcccatatgtgtgtttagtgttagtaaatatcgtgttttataaatttaaaacttggctaaaagtgtaaaaaaggggcttaaatatacatcaaaattatattacactacacacgcatcaagtttttggcgccgctgccggggacacaaggattttaagaaagttaggaatcaacggcctaatcatatttttatttttctttaattttttaggattttttttagatttttagcttctgcagagctcaacacggggccgtgcctgctgaacacgccccgtgctcaatcattggaactggcaatcctgttttaagtcagacagtaggctgaacacggggacgtgtccactcaacacgcccccgtgcccaagattcagttgctgaaaacagaaccgttagatcccggcggttggtaatttctgacacaaacatgagtgatagtaattctttttactttcggcactcttatggtttgtggtgtcgaatatgtggaggcgaacatgaggaattaaaatgtttttttctcacttataggccccactatatagacccaccgattccttgtaaccttaagaggggcgaaagtaaaaataagcactatttctccctcgaatgcgcccagccagatattctaggagaaatgctccttgacgagttatttcaactagaagaactacttctcaattggtcaaaagagcttaggaaggattttttagatccatcccaagatgatgaccatgaggaaatgttggaaccgcattccgacaacctcgttgctcccgaaaataccttcatacctagaaaagacgtggacgatagtcgtccctgtgccgattgtgccgtgaaggactccccatcgacttcgttcggtgcatacatagacctgagcgattcggcatacaccttctttaacgagagcccgggaaagggttggacttgtccacctagaatgaaaataggaattaccctcaccgacaacctcttgcgttctcgccttagtataggacaattaaggtatcttaggcactttggggttgttccaacaagtcaagagccacccgatatagattagctccttagtagggacaaaacttcataaaacatctttctgacacggggccgtgcccggccaacacgcccccgtgtccaccataagattcccttctgatcagaacgtcagaatacggacaa of Helianthus annuus cultivar XRQ/B chromosome 1, HanXRQr2.0-SUNRISE, whole genome shotgun sequence contains these proteins:
- the LOC110929163 gene encoding uncharacterized protein LOC110929163 — encoded protein: MLVGSSIVANAILEDYKVLGHREEEAARLRAEAEELVKVARAGAEQLDRADFEKQKQTEEWLRLLSSNMFELTNSKAANAALGKEKAEAIAVKAQQAEARAVKALEEAKEAGARAAKAFEEAKERESRASKALEEANAERTRLNQVVGSLQAEVQTREAQLTKITARMTVAEQRANEAVEIVKAIMDARETVTGIDLIKQRARVAGFKAGYNRCIGHINVMSKGGYTNERSGFRDMDTEALLEAAVASFYDMSLSSVEKLDECLDAADYVDRLRMLYADAEEENTAGDGQDGTGTSGTK